In Streptomyces longhuiensis, the following proteins share a genomic window:
- a CDS encoding MFS transporter: MPSAATHADQRNPTRVPSSEAGSPAPVRASGFALGAALLGFTVISIDVSAVNIALPAIRTSLHGGITGLQWIVDAYTLMFAALMLSAGALADRAGARRAYAWGVALFTLASLACALAPGIGTLVAARVVQGGAAAVVMPASLALIRQAYDDARHRARAIALWTVGGSVAMAVGPVLGGILTEAAGWRAVFFLNLPVGALILALLTRVPRSPRRPAPLDLAGQVTAVLALAGLAFAVIEGGHAGWTAPSVLVALGVAVAGALAFLAAEKRHRAPMVPLPLLRRRDVSVSLAIGFAVNVAFYGAIFLLGLYYQQLRGMSGTEAGLMFVPLAAIITSTNLVSPPMAERFGRRPVIVTGQAVLALGMFCLLPLAPHTPVWLILLLLVPTGMGGAFAVPALTALLMDSVPAARAGTASGLLNAFRQTGGALAVALFGSLIAGGAGDGFSLGGMRTSLIVAGGLLCVTAALAAWALPGKKNG, from the coding sequence GACCAGCGGAACCCGACCCGTGTCCCATCCTCGGAGGCCGGTTCGCCGGCACCCGTGCGGGCGTCCGGCTTCGCCCTCGGCGCCGCGCTCCTCGGATTCACCGTCATCTCCATCGACGTCTCCGCCGTGAACATCGCCCTGCCCGCCATCCGTACGTCCCTGCACGGCGGCATCACCGGGCTCCAGTGGATCGTCGACGCGTACACCCTGATGTTCGCCGCGCTCATGCTCTCCGCAGGGGCGCTCGCCGACCGGGCCGGTGCGCGGCGTGCCTACGCCTGGGGCGTCGCACTGTTCACCCTCGCCTCGCTCGCCTGCGCCCTCGCGCCCGGCATCGGCACGCTCGTCGCGGCCCGTGTCGTCCAGGGCGGCGCCGCGGCCGTCGTGATGCCGGCCTCGCTCGCGCTGATCCGTCAGGCCTACGACGACGCGCGTCACCGCGCACGGGCCATCGCCCTGTGGACGGTGGGCGGTTCGGTCGCCATGGCCGTCGGCCCCGTCCTCGGCGGCATACTCACCGAGGCCGCCGGCTGGCGCGCCGTCTTCTTCCTGAACCTTCCGGTGGGCGCCCTGATCCTGGCCCTCCTCACCCGCGTCCCGCGCTCCCCGCGCCGTCCCGCCCCGCTCGACCTGGCCGGCCAGGTCACCGCGGTCCTCGCGCTCGCCGGGCTCGCCTTCGCGGTCATCGAGGGCGGCCACGCGGGCTGGACGGCCCCGTCCGTCCTCGTGGCTCTCGGCGTGGCCGTCGCCGGGGCGCTCGCCTTCCTCGCCGCCGAGAAGCGCCACCGCGCGCCCATGGTCCCGCTGCCCCTGCTGCGGCGGCGCGACGTGAGCGTCTCCCTCGCCATCGGCTTCGCCGTCAACGTCGCCTTCTACGGCGCGATCTTCCTGCTCGGCCTCTACTACCAGCAGCTGCGCGGCATGTCCGGCACCGAGGCGGGTCTCATGTTCGTACCGCTGGCCGCGATCATCACGTCGACCAACCTCGTCTCCCCGCCGATGGCCGAGCGCTTCGGCCGCCGTCCCGTCATCGTGACCGGGCAGGCCGTCCTCGCCCTCGGCATGTTCTGCCTGCTGCCGCTGGCCCCGCACACCCCGGTCTGGCTGATCCTGCTCCTGCTCGTCCCGACGGGCATGGGCGGCGCGTTCGCGGTCCCCGCGCTCACCGCCCTGCTCATGGACAGCGTTCCGGCGGCCCGCGCGGGCACGGCCTCCGGCCTCCTGAACGCGTTCCGCCAGACCGGCGGCGCCCTCGCCGTCGCCCTCTTCGGCTCCCTCATCGCGGGCGGCGCCGGTGACGGCTTCTCACTCGGGGGCATGCGGACGAGCCTGATCGTCGCGGGCGGCCTCCTGTGCGTGACGGCGGCGCTGGCGGCCTGGGCCCTGCCCGGGAAGAAGAACGGCTAG
- a CDS encoding ATP-binding protein, whose amino-acid sequence MPELLHTRAVGLVGRGGAAAALEGLLRAERLVTVAGPGGVGKSALAAEVARRMRREPWSATGTADLATLDIPGLVPHALARALRIDGDPAVPQLPALAAAIGRRPVLLVIDTCERQAAECAATLLHLVQTCPELRVLATSRVPLDTPVTFPLPPLTPGGAARLLRTAARALGAPRDPDPEPARRVCAALGGLPLALRIAAGQLNRHDADDLLSLIGHPERLLDLPAPMPALPHRLRTLRASLRWSQRLCPPGERLLWARASVFTGPFTLSDTVTVCADDRLPADELARAFEGLMAHSLFTPEPSTPGAFRMTAATRAYGRHLLERLGEDAEFRRRCLAHCLHNDSVAP is encoded by the coding sequence ATGCCGGAGCTCCTGCACACCCGGGCCGTGGGACTCGTCGGCCGGGGCGGCGCCGCGGCCGCGCTCGAAGGGCTGCTGCGCGCGGAGCGCCTGGTCACGGTCGCCGGGCCGGGCGGCGTCGGCAAGAGCGCGCTCGCCGCCGAAGTCGCACGGCGTATGCGCCGCGAGCCCTGGTCCGCGACGGGCACCGCCGACCTGGCCACGCTCGACATCCCCGGACTCGTGCCGCACGCGCTCGCCCGCGCCCTGCGCATCGACGGCGATCCCGCGGTGCCGCAACTCCCCGCGCTGGCCGCCGCGATCGGGCGGCGCCCGGTGCTCCTCGTCATCGACACCTGCGAGCGGCAGGCCGCGGAGTGCGCCGCCACGCTGCTGCACCTCGTACAGACGTGCCCGGAGCTTCGCGTCCTCGCCACCAGCAGGGTCCCGCTGGACACCCCGGTCACGTTCCCGCTGCCCCCGCTCACCCCCGGCGGCGCGGCCCGCCTGCTCAGGACGGCCGCGCGGGCACTCGGGGCGCCGCGGGACCCGGACCCCGAGCCGGCCCGCCGCGTCTGCGCGGCACTCGGCGGCCTGCCGCTCGCCCTGCGCATCGCGGCGGGCCAGCTGAACCGCCACGACGCCGACGACCTGCTGTCACTCATCGGCCACCCCGAGCGCCTCCTCGACCTGCCCGCCCCGATGCCCGCGCTGCCGCACCGGCTGCGCACACTGCGCGCCTCGCTGCGCTGGAGCCAGCGGCTCTGCCCGCCCGGCGAACGGCTGCTGTGGGCGCGGGCCTCCGTCTTCACCGGGCCTTTCACCCTGTCCGACACGGTGACGGTGTGCGCGGACGACCGGCTGCCGGCCGACGAGCTCGCCCGCGCCTTCGAGGGGCTCATGGCCCACTCCCTGTTCACACCCGAGCCGTCGACCCCCGGCGCCTTCCGTATGACTGCGGCCACGCGTGCGTACGGCAGGCATCTGCTGGAACGGCTGGGCGAGGACGCCGAGTTCCGGCGCCGGTGCCTGGCGCACTGCCTGCACAACGACTCTGTCGCGCCCTAG
- a CDS encoding AzlD domain-containing protein: MNATLVAVLVLAAGTYAFRLAGPLLHGRVELPARVQELLTVGATVLLVGLLATGALTEGHGFAGWARPAGVLAGGLLAWRKAPFAVVVVGAAATTGLLRLVGMS, from the coding sequence GTGAACGCCACGCTCGTCGCCGTCCTCGTCCTGGCCGCCGGGACGTACGCCTTCCGGCTCGCCGGGCCCCTGCTGCACGGGCGGGTCGAACTGCCCGCGCGGGTGCAGGAGTTGCTGACCGTCGGGGCGACCGTGCTGCTGGTGGGTCTGCTCGCGACGGGGGCGCTGACCGAGGGGCACGGCTTCGCCGGGTGGGCGCGGCCCGCCGGAGTGCTGGCCGGCGGGCTGCTCGCGTGGCGGAAGGCGCCCTTCGCCGTCGTCGTCGTGGGCGCCGCCGCGACGACGGGCCTCCTGCGGCTCGTAGGCATGTCGTAG